A single region of the Leisingera thetidis genome encodes:
- the fabI gene encoding enoyl-ACP reductase FabI gives MSSQLMAGKRGLIMGLANDKSIAWGIAKACADAGAELAFSYQGEALKKRVGPLAEQLGSAIVLPCDVSDEASIDALFAELEAKWGKLDFVVHAIGFSDKNELRGRYVDTSRSNFQMTMDISVFSFTAVANRAEKMMGEGGSLLTLTYYGAEQVMPHYNVMGVAKAALEASVKYLAEDLGKDGIRVNAISAGPIKTLAASGIGDFRYIMKWNEYNSPLRRNVTTDDVGKSALYLLSDLSSGVTGENLHVDAGYHVVGMKAVDAPDISK, from the coding sequence CATGGGCCTGGCCAACGACAAATCCATTGCTTGGGGGATTGCCAAGGCTTGCGCCGATGCCGGCGCCGAGCTTGCCTTTTCCTATCAGGGCGAAGCGCTGAAGAAGCGCGTCGGGCCGCTGGCGGAGCAGCTGGGCAGCGCGATCGTCCTGCCCTGCGACGTCTCGGACGAGGCGTCGATCGATGCCCTGTTCGCCGAGCTGGAAGCCAAATGGGGCAAGCTGGACTTCGTCGTTCACGCCATCGGCTTTTCCGACAAGAACGAGCTGCGCGGCCGCTATGTCGACACCAGCCGCAGCAATTTCCAGATGACCATGGACATATCGGTGTTCTCGTTCACCGCCGTGGCCAACCGCGCCGAAAAGATGATGGGCGAAGGCGGCTCGCTGCTGACCCTCACCTATTACGGCGCCGAGCAGGTGATGCCGCATTATAATGTAATGGGCGTGGCCAAGGCGGCGCTGGAGGCTTCGGTCAAGTATCTGGCCGAGGATCTGGGCAAGGACGGCATCCGCGTCAACGCGATCTCGGCCGGCCCGATCAAGACGCTGGCCGCCTCCGGCATCGGCGATTTCCGCTACATCATGAAGTGGAACGAATACAACTCGCCGCTGCGCCGCAACGTGACCACGGATGATGTCGGCAAGTCGGCGCTGTACCTTCTGTCCGATCTCAGCTCGGGCGTCACCGGCGAGAACCTGCATGTCGATGCCGGCTATCATGTCGTCGGCATGAAGGCGGTGGATGCGCCGGACATCTCCAAGTAA
- the gpt gene encoding xanthine phosphoribosyltransferase — translation MTDRLPHEKGFHISWDQIHRDSRALAWRLDGQGPDDGAWRAVVAITRGGMAPAMIVSRELDIRTVDTISVKSYHHQAQGQAEVLKAPDAKLMGDGEGVLIIDDLVDSGKTLELVRDMYPKAHFATVYAKPKGRPMVDTFITEVSQDTWIFFPWDMALQYVEPYRGKD, via the coding sequence ATGACCGATCGTCTGCCGCACGAAAAAGGCTTTCACATCAGCTGGGACCAGATCCACCGCGACAGCCGCGCGCTGGCCTGGCGCCTGGACGGGCAAGGCCCCGATGATGGCGCATGGCGCGCCGTTGTGGCGATCACCCGCGGCGGCATGGCGCCCGCGATGATTGTCAGCCGCGAGCTGGACATCCGCACCGTCGATACCATCTCGGTGAAATCCTACCACCACCAGGCCCAGGGCCAGGCCGAAGTGCTGAAAGCCCCGGACGCCAAGCTGATGGGCGATGGCGAGGGCGTGCTGATCATCGACGACCTGGTCGACAGCGGCAAGACCCTGGAACTGGTGCGCGACATGTACCCCAAGGCGCATTTCGCCACCGTCTACGCCAAGCCCAAGGGCCGCCCGATGGTGGATACCTTCATCACCGAAGTGAGCCAGGACACCTGGATCTTTTTCCCCTGGGACATGGCGCTGCAGTATGTGGAACCCTACCGCGGCAAGGACTGA
- a CDS encoding aminotransferase, protein MPPTRTQSTFVSPIVESRRWVAGAEFPPERPLLNVSQAAPAEAPPEGLRRALADAALNDTAAHLYGPVLGNDALRQALARQISAHYQAAVGPEQVAITSGCNQAFAAAISALCGEGDEVIIPVPWYFNHKMWLDMAGVTAVPLHAGAGMLPDPAAAAALIGPRTRAIVLVTPNNPCGVEYPAGLVRAFFDLARDRGLALLVDETYRDFDSRSGAPHGLFQTEDWDRTLIHLYSFSKAYRLTGHRVGAIAAAPDAMFEMEKFLDTVTICPSQLGQAGALWGLENLQDWLAGERQEILDRRAAIEDGFPVLAAKGWRLLGCGAYFAYVAHPFDQPSEEIARKLVAEASVLMLPGSMFMPAGDPDGARQFRIAFANVDRAGIRTLFARLAAFEP, encoded by the coding sequence ATGCCCCCCACCCGCACCCAATCCACGTTTGTTTCGCCCATCGTCGAATCGCGCCGCTGGGTGGCCGGCGCCGAGTTTCCGCCCGAACGCCCGCTGCTGAACGTCAGCCAGGCCGCTCCGGCCGAAGCCCCGCCCGAAGGCCTGCGGCGCGCCCTGGCGGATGCGGCCCTGAACGACACCGCAGCACATCTGTACGGGCCGGTCCTGGGCAACGATGCGCTGCGGCAGGCCCTGGCCCGCCAGATTTCCGCCCATTACCAGGCCGCGGTCGGCCCGGAACAGGTTGCGATCACGTCCGGCTGCAACCAGGCTTTCGCCGCCGCCATTTCCGCCCTCTGCGGCGAAGGCGACGAGGTGATCATCCCGGTGCCCTGGTACTTCAATCACAAGATGTGGCTGGATATGGCCGGCGTCACCGCCGTCCCGCTGCATGCCGGCGCGGGCATGCTGCCGGATCCGGCCGCGGCGGCGGCGCTGATCGGCCCCCGTACCCGCGCCATCGTGCTGGTGACCCCCAACAACCCCTGCGGCGTCGAATACCCCGCAGGGCTGGTGCGCGCCTTCTTCGATCTGGCCCGCGACCGCGGCCTGGCCCTGCTCGTGGACGAAACCTACCGCGATTTCGACAGCCGCAGCGGTGCCCCGCACGGCCTGTTCCAGACCGAAGACTGGGACCGGACGCTGATCCATCTTTACTCCTTCTCCAAGGCCTACCGGCTGACCGGCCACCGGGTCGGGGCGATTGCCGCCGCGCCGGATGCGATGTTCGAAATGGAGAAGTTTCTTGATACTGTCACAATCTGCCCGTCGCAGCTGGGACAGGCCGGTGCGCTTTGGGGACTTGAAAACCTGCAGGACTGGCTGGCTGGCGAACGGCAGGAGATTCTCGACCGCCGCGCGGCAATCGAGGACGGCTTTCCGGTGCTGGCCGCAAAGGGCTGGCGCTTGCTCGGATGCGGCGCCTACTTCGCCTATGTCGCGCACCCTTTCGATCAGCCGTCCGAAGAAATCGCCAGAAAGCTGGTGGCAGAGGCATCCGTCCTGATGCTGCCGGGCTCCATGTTCATGCCGGCCGGCGACCCGGACGGCGCGCGCCAGTTCCGCATCGCCTTCGCCAACGTGGACCGGGCAGGCATCCGGACGCTGTTCGCCCGTCTGGCGGCCTTTGAGCCCTGA
- a CDS encoding peptidyl-prolyl cis-trans isomerase yields the protein MAAGMKHLSKTFVWILMGMLIVGLAGFGAVNFTSSASSVAQVGDEEVSIGNYVRELQREQRALQAQTGQAVSMAQMTAFGMDRVVLGRLISLAALDHEATKLGLSIGDENLIDELSAIDAFQGVNGAFDREAYSFALRNAGLSEKEFEDDLRREAARTIVQNAVLAGAAMPQTLTETLTGYIGARRSFSYVQLNAADAVLTADVPADEDLQAFFEAHQDQFMLPETKVITYAALRPASLVDEVEIDEAALNRLYEDRADQYQQPERRLVERLVFANQDAAASAKAQLEAGGATFESLVDARGLALQDIDMGDVTREDLGAAADGVFAVEPGEVAGPLPSDLGPALYRVNGLLEAQTTSFEDAEPELREELAADRARRLVEARAEDIDDLLAGGATLEELATGNGLELVQINWTDEVSDGIAAYEGFRAAAAAVTAEDYPAVEFLEDGSLFALRLDETLPERPEPFAEARDKVLAAWQADRLARALKDQAEDLRAAAEEAGGFAEEAEVKSESALTRTAYIDTVPSDLLSQVFEMEVGEFRLVQDAESAVVVRLDGILPPEQSDDMAMLAQALQAQLDQSLAQELFQAYVQDVQTRAEPRIDQQALNAAQANFQ from the coding sequence ATGGCCGCAGGCATGAAACATCTATCCAAAACCTTTGTCTGGATCCTGATGGGGATGCTGATCGTCGGCCTTGCCGGATTCGGCGCGGTGAATTTCACCAGCTCTGCCTCCTCCGTTGCCCAGGTTGGCGATGAGGAAGTCAGCATCGGCAATTACGTGCGTGAACTGCAGCGGGAACAGCGCGCCTTGCAGGCGCAGACCGGTCAGGCGGTGTCGATGGCGCAAATGACCGCCTTTGGCATGGACCGGGTGGTTTTGGGCCGGCTGATCTCCCTTGCGGCTCTGGACCACGAGGCCACGAAGCTGGGCCTGTCGATTGGCGATGAAAACCTGATCGATGAGCTGTCCGCCATCGATGCCTTCCAAGGCGTGAACGGCGCCTTCGACCGCGAGGCTTACAGCTTTGCCCTCAGAAATGCCGGGCTGTCCGAGAAGGAATTCGAGGACGACCTGCGCCGCGAGGCCGCCCGCACCATCGTGCAGAACGCAGTGCTGGCCGGCGCCGCGATGCCGCAGACCCTGACCGAAACCCTCACCGGCTACATCGGCGCCCGCCGCAGCTTCTCCTATGTGCAGCTGAATGCCGCTGACGCCGTGCTGACCGCGGATGTGCCGGCTGACGAGGACCTGCAGGCCTTCTTTGAGGCGCACCAGGACCAGTTCATGCTGCCGGAAACCAAGGTGATCACCTACGCCGCGCTGCGCCCCGCCTCGCTGGTGGACGAGGTCGAGATCGACGAGGCCGCGCTCAACCGGCTGTACGAGGACCGTGCGGACCAGTACCAGCAGCCCGAACGCCGCCTGGTCGAGCGCCTGGTGTTTGCCAATCAGGACGCTGCTGCCAGCGCCAAGGCCCAGCTCGAAGCCGGCGGCGCCACCTTTGAAAGCCTGGTGGATGCCCGCGGCCTGGCGCTGCAGGACATCGACATGGGCGACGTCACCAGGGAAGATCTGGGCGCCGCCGCTGACGGTGTCTTTGCTGTTGAACCCGGCGAAGTGGCCGGCCCCCTGCCCTCTGATCTCGGCCCGGCGCTTTACCGCGTGAACGGCCTGCTTGAGGCACAGACCACCAGCTTTGAGGACGCTGAGCCGGAGCTGCGCGAGGAACTAGCCGCCGACCGCGCCCGCCGCCTGGTCGAAGCACGGGCCGAAGACATCGACGATCTGCTTGCAGGCGGCGCCACGCTGGAAGAGCTGGCCACCGGCAACGGGCTCGAGCTGGTTCAGATCAACTGGACGGACGAGGTCAGCGACGGCATTGCCGCCTACGAAGGCTTCCGCGCCGCCGCCGCCGCCGTCACCGCCGAAGATTACCCGGCGGTCGAATTCCTCGAGGACGGCAGCCTGTTTGCCCTGCGCCTGGACGAAACCCTGCCGGAACGCCCGGAACCCTTTGCCGAAGCCAGGGACAAGGTTCTCGCGGCCTGGCAGGCCGACCGGCTGGCCCGGGCCCTGAAGGATCAGGCCGAAGACCTGCGCGCCGCGGCCGAAGAGGCAGGCGGGTTTGCCGAGGAGGCCGAGGTCAAAAGCGAGAGCGCCCTGACCCGCACCGCCTATATCGACACGGTTCCGTCGGATCTGCTCAGCCAGGTGTTTGAAATGGAGGTCGGCGAATTCCGCCTGGTGCAGGACGCCGAATCCGCCGTCGTCGTCCGCCTTGACGGCATCCTGCCGCCGGAGCAGAGCGACGACATGGCCATGCTCGCCCAGGCTCTGCAGGCGCAGCTGGATCAGTCGCTGGCCCAGGAACTGTTCCAGGCCTATGTGCAGGACGTCCAGACCCGCGCCGAGCCCCGTATCGACCAGCAGGCGCTGAATGCGGCGCAGGCGAACTTCCAGTAA